The Lycium barbarum isolate Lr01 chromosome 9, ASM1917538v2, whole genome shotgun sequence genome has a segment encoding these proteins:
- the LOC132612202 gene encoding B3 domain-containing protein REM10-like yields the protein MKVPPKKPHFFKPILPGFKNGLKIPIGFFKYLKGHDQYKHAILRRAGKKWLVKVNGQRLEDGNWKEFVEQHDLQLGDILVFKHEGDMEFKVSIFHSSHCEREYAEHLQEEKDEDKEAVTHDKSFGQSHCECIIRQYSLLRGFMCLPQQFIKMNGLTNKKCGLIVRDERQRSWNLKLSSNNTRAYIGDGWCKFIAENCLKEGDRIIFEIVPNGETPIWKFQVITDGEPPVRKFQEKPSPNIELSNKTSSRVEVATHDKPFVQSHFECTIRPYCLSRRFMFLPQQFAIANGLTNKKCMLILTDERQRSWNLKLSSNNTRAYIIGDGWRKFIAENCLKEGDCIMFEIVTNGKTPIWKFRVVTDGETAVRMSQEKPSPSIELSNKASSHAEAATNTPFVQSHFECSITPYWLSRDLHLPKQFVFANGLIDKKCDLIIRDERQRSWSLKLRYWRTEIYIRNGSWRKFSADNSLKEGDRIKFEVVSNGDTPIWKYQVADAETPLQKFQDIMKKPSDMNPLNAQVSTSTPGDDDHPYFVSTIKPYCFSKPVLVSYLNCFYWVWLYLPLDFAKSNGLIDRKCEMILKDEAQRCWSVWLGRLSHHFGIISGWTKFRVANGLQVGDSYKFELIKNGEIPIAHFHCKYSGMVAKRGES from the exons ATGAAAGTCCCACCAAAGAAACCTCACTTTTTCAAACCCATTCTACCAGGTTTCAAGAATGGCCTT AAAATTCCTATAGGATTCTTCAAGTATCTGAAGGGACACGATCAGTATAAACATGCAATACTGAGAAGGGCTGGTAAAAAGTGGTTGGTGAAAGTGAATGGCCAGCGATTGGAAGATGGTAATTGGAAAGAGTTTGTAGAACAGCATGATTTGCAATTGGGAGATATTTTAGTGTTCAAACATGAAGGAGACATGGAATTTAAGGTTTCTATCTTCCATTCGAGTCATTGTGAAAGAGAATATGCAGAGCATCTTCAAGAGGAAAAGGACGAGGACAAGGAAGCTGTTACTCATGACAAGTCTTTTGGTCAATCTCACTGTGAATGCATTATTCGACAATATTCCCTTTTACGAGGTTTTATG TGTTTGCCTCAACAATTTATAAAGATGAATGGTCTCACCAACAAGAAGTGTGGGTTGATTGTAAGAGATGAAAGACAAAGGTCGTGGAATTTAAAGCTAAGTTCCAACAATACTCGAGCCTATATTGGAGATGGATGGTGTAAATTCATTGCTGAAAATTGTTTAAAGGAGGGAGACCGTATAATCTTTGAGATTGTTCCTAATGGAGAGACACCAATATGGAAATTTCAAGTTATTACTGATGGAGAACCACCAGTGAGGAAGTTTCAAG AAAAACCGAGCCCCAACATCGAGTTGTCAAATAAGACTTCTTCCCGTGTAGAAGTTGCTACTCATGACAAGCCTTTTGTTCAATCTCATTTTGAATGCACCATTAGACCATATTGCCTTTCAAGAAGATTCATG TTTCTGCCTCAACAATTTGCAATTGCAAATGGTCTCACCAACAAAAAGTGCATGTTGATTCTAACAGATGAAAGACAAAGGTCCTGGAATTTAAAGCTAAGTTCCAACAATACTCGAGCCTATATTATTGGAGATGGATGGCGCAAATTCATTGCTGAAAATTGTTTAAAGGAGGGAGACTGTATAATGTTTGAGATTGTTACTAATGGAAAGACACCAATATGGAAATTTCGCGTCGTTACTGATGGAGAAACAGCAGTGAGGATGTCTCAAG AAAAACCGAGCCCCAGCATCGAGTTGTCAAATAAGGCTTCTTCCCATGCAGAAGCTGCTACTAACACGCCTTTTGTTCAATCTCATTTTGAATGCAGTATTACACCATATTGGCTTTCAAGAGATCTG CATCTCCCTAAACAATTTGTATTCGCAAACGGTCTCATCGACAAGAAGTGTGATTTGATTATAAGAGATGAAAGACAAAGGTCATGGAGTTTAAAGCTCCGTTATTGGAGAACTGAAATCTATATTAGAAACGGATCATGGCGTAAATTCAGTGCTGATAATAGCTTAAAAGAGGGAGATCGTATTAAGTTTGAGGTTGTTAGTAATGGAGACACACCAATATGGAAATATCAAGTAGCTGATGCAGAAACTCCATTGCAGAAGTTTCAAG ACATTATGAAAAAGCCCTCAGACATGAATCCTCTCAATGCACAAGTATCTACTTCAACTCCTGGTGATGATGATCATCCTTATTTTGTTTCCACAATTAAACCTTATTGCTTCAGCAAGCCAGTTCTGGTAAGTTATTTAAACTGTTTTTATTGGG TATGGCTGTATCTTCCACTGGATTTTGCAAAGTCAAATGGATTGATAGATAGAAAGTGTGAGATGATTCTGAAAGATGAAGCACAGAGATGCTGGTCAGTGTGGCTTGGGAGACTTTCACATCATTTTGGAATTATAAGTGGATGGACAAAATTCAGAGTAGCAAATGGACTCCAAGTAGGAGATTCTTACAAGTTTGAACTCATCAAGAATGGGGAAATACCTATAGCACACTTCCATT GCAAATATTCTGGAATGGTTGCAAAGAGAGGGGAAAGTTGA